TTTTCAAGGATCATAATCTCTTCCCCATCAGTTCATTTTAGATAAAGATGCTGGGGGTACCCATTGAAACTGCCCCAGACATTTGCAGCTCCATCACTAAAAACACATTTCAGCTGGCAAATGCCTTGACTGTTTTTTCCCTAGGCAAGCCCAGAGGCCTCATTCAAGCCTCTCAGTTGGCTCTTAAAGATGAAAATGGCTCTGCAGATCTTTCTCTGTGATGGGAAGCCTAATACAATGGTTGCAAGAGGCACAGATGGTCTACCAAGTTAAAATCAAGGGCATGAGTGTGGTGAGTCATGGTCGGATGCCCTTCAGGATTCTGTGGGCCTGCCTGATTCCTGTGTGAGCCCCATCCTCTCCCACTGCCACTTCTATTCCAGGCTTCTGCTCCTCCTTACCCTCCTCACTCACATGACCAGATCCTGAAGATCTTCCAGTCGAGGTTCACAGCCCCTCTGTGATCTATTCCTAGACCACATCCTCTTGGATTCCTTTTTACCTCCCCTCTGTCTCAGCTCTGCATTCTTCTGAGAATTGAGCTTCTTAATGACTAGTCCCTTGTTTTTCCTACCATGTTGTTTTAACCGTGATGTTCTTGATCTATTTTACTTACACTAGTCCTGTGGATTGGAGACATTTTAGTGAAGAACTGCTGACAAAGCTGGCTAAGACACCACCTGACCTAAccacctctcccacctccccagtcATCACCCCCAATTTCTTGAAAGTGGAAAAAGGTAGAGCTACATCCCAGTTAAGTGCTATCTTCTTGGGAGCCTGTTTGCTCTTAGAAGAGCAGAAAGCAGGGCCAGGGAAGGAATTCTCTCTAGCATGTCTGCTCCCAGTTCACTCCTTTGCTTAGTTTTTCCTGCTTTACTCACTTTGCCTAGGTGAGTCCTGAGCTCAAATCAGGAAATCCTCAAAATGTGATTTTTCCTCCAGTGAAGATGAGGTTTGCCTAAGCCTTCCCtctgcatccatggggttgcctGCACGTTGGTTCATTCCCGAGCTGtatcatgataaaaactctgggGTTTTTATTTCATCTCATGCATCATGCTCCCCAGTGCCTCTTGTTAACCCAGCACTTCTGAAGACAAAGATAGTGATCAGATGGTCTTGTAGAGAAAGTGACCAGTACAAATGACCTTTTTGTAGCCTGGAGTTGATTTCTGGAAACACACTTTTTGAAGGTAATTTAATAGATAATTCCTTATTAAAGCCAAAATGTTTCATTATATGAGATGGCTAATAAATGTTTGGCTTCTTTGTATGATTGTTTTATCATTTTCCCTCCAAGATCCTCACATCTCTGCTCTTTCAAAAAGTCCCAGAACAAAGCCGTGGTTATAGTGCCTCTCTGTGAAATTCTGGTGGCAGGACATCTCCCCTAGGGGATGACTGTGAGGCCTAAAGATGCAGGGGGATTTGGGTACCAGAATTCTTTGTCAGAGTGCTTTTCCTGCTAGGATATGAGTGACTATGAAGCCCTCAAACAGTAGGCTTACACATGGCAGGAATTTTAGGTGAAGCCAGCTTCCCTGCGACAACTCTGCTACATCACTGACCTGAGGGCAGTGGGTCCAAAAACAAAGTTACTTGCTTCAAAATTCCCACATCCACAAGCTAAACATTATCTTTGGTGCAAACCCTCTGGCAAACACTGAACACTTAATATTTTTCAGTGCTGGGAAGGTGTGCATGACAAATCCTCTTTCCAGTTATCTCAGGAACTTGTGAgccttggaaggactaatactgtcCTTCATGTGAAGACCGTGTGATGAGGTTTCCATTGGCCTAGACTCTTCAGCCTCATCTATAGCCCCGGCCAAACACAGCTTTGGGAAGAGCACAGTGGGAGACCAGAGCATTTCGGTGAATATATATGTGCCTAATTTGATTCATGAACCAATCTGTCTCATCCATAAAGTGGAGCAAAGGTATTTTATGGGCAGTGACCAGACCaaaaatttctgtcattttaaattagaaaatagaattACATTTATAGTTAAGAGTTGATGAGCTTGAGAGGACGTGTTCTGTGCTCACTTGGGAGTACTTTTTGGGGTTAAAGCTCTTTAAAGGCACTTAAactattgtttatattttaatttttatctaccTTTATGGGAACAAGTCAGATAGTTGTGGCCTTGGGAGGAAGACATGATGTCTGAGGGCAGGGGAGAAATGCTTGAAATTGCCAGGCTAAACAGAAAACCAGCCTTGTTCGTTCTGCAAGTGAACGCTCTCCGTAGATGACTCGCTCTCTGCGGTGCCTCCACGCTCAGCAGTGAGAACACCGTGTACTGCTCTCCTGCTCCGGGAGGCGTGGGCTGGGACTGTGTGGGTTCCGGGAAGTCAGCTGGCTGCTGTGCCATGTGCATGTCCTCCCTGGGGGCCGTGCACCGAGTCTTTTTTCAAGGCTTCTCAGGTAGCCCCATGGTTGAGGTTTCATTTTCAGGGCCTCCCAAAGCTGTGTATCATTTGAAATTGTTCCATTTGAGGAAAAACTTTAAGAATAGCTTTATGCTCTAGTCACCAAGAAAGAATGTCATGAGAAACCTAAGTGTTGAGACATAAGCTACTGAACTGAGGAGTCGGGATTAAGTGTATGGCAATAGTTAGATCATAGTTATCATTTTTCCCACCATCAAAGAAAGGTTAAATAGTTTCCATAACGTGGAATGTGGACAAGGCTCCTACCCTTAATGTAGACTTAGATATGCCGTTGTTTGTCTCAGGCTATTTGTGGTGAATAAGTGgagtatttttaaatgctgtgGCAGCCTTGGAAAAATTGCAGGGCTTTAAAGTTGCtgacaaaatatttcttaaacaaatAAATCTGATTTAGGAATATCTAAACATGGAGAAAGTACTTTTAAATCTGACATGTCACTGCAAGTGGCTTTTTAAAGTGGTTGCTTAAAAACAACACTAACATGTCAAAAGGATTTGTAGCTCTTAGTTGTTCTGTTAAGACCTGCTTTTCCTAAAAGCACCTTAGAAAGGTTATTTTAGGTCTCAAAGGATCTTATGGTAGAAAACTTAATGTCTGAACAGAACACTAAACTTTTTGGCTCTAAGTAACTTCTCTAAAGTACACCATTTGAGTTTTGCCTGACCACCTCTGTGGAGATGTGCGTGCAGGTGCGTCCTTCTGCAGAGGCTGGGCTGTGTTCTGACCAGCTGCTGGATATGCTGGGGTGCCTAGGGCCTTAAGAGTCTGAAAGTAAGTGGTGTTCACCATATACCcaggaaagaaattctgaagaGTTGGCAGAGTTCCTCTCAGCCTAAACAccttaagttttttgttttttctaaaagaaaattatagtttTATGTTTAACTTCCTTAATTATTAACAGAGAGAAGCTCATGTTTTAACAAGTCCAGTTACAGCTACTCTGAGTAGCCAGCTGCCCGTGGGCCACTTACTCACCAGCACTCCCCCAGTAGGAATGAATAATATGCAGAGAGACAACAGCTCTGCTCTGGGTCTCAGACTCATGGAATCCTgggtctttaaaatatattttggtggTCCTAAAGCAAGCTGTGACCAATAGTGGAATTCTTATTTCAGGAGTGTGCTTTTTCACTTCTCAGTCTTTGGACCCACTACCAGAGACTCATCTCGCTGAAAAGAAATTCTTAGGTAAGATCTTATGtgaataaaatgatacaaaatggGTGGCAGCTTAAAGCAACGTGAGCTTGTTGGTCCTTACTCTAACAGGGAGAATATTTAAAGGTACTAAGTCAGCCAGATACTGTCTAGCTTTGGGATCACTAAAGACATTGTCATATTGAGCAACATCTTCATCTTGAATGAGAATAATTAATATCTGGGGTGACCACATTTGCTACCATTTAAAACAGGAGCAGTATGTAATTGCTATCTGCAATAGCATTTCCAACCTAATACTTTAAAAGCGGCATTCAATTCCTAATAGATAACAGATGTACATGCCTTGATGTGACGATGTAAAGCCATATATATCGAAAATGGTGAAGTAATATGGCCTTGGCTAAGTTACTGAGCTGTGTTCCCCACCTATAAAATGACTTTCGGAAAAAAGCCCCACGTTATAGTCCTGTACCAAAATAGTTTCATTAAAAACTCAGGCCCATTTAAGTGCTATAAATTTGGTCATTAATCATACTAGACTATGTTTCCTTTAAGAGAAAGTCAAATTGATATCACTTAGTCAAAcctacagagaaggcgatggcaccccactccagtactcttgcctggaaaatcccatgggcggaggagcctggtaggctgcagtccatggggtctctaggagtcggacacgactgagcgacttcactttcacttttcactttcatgcattggagaaggaaatggcaacccactccagtgttcttgcctggagaatcccagggacgggggagcctggtgggctgccgtctatggggtcgcacagagtcggacacgactgaagcaacttagcagtcaAACCTAAACCCACCTGAACTAGCAGTCTATAGTTGTGCTAAGGAAGGGCTCAAAGTCAGTATTAGAAATATTATACTTTATTGATTCTAGAGCAGCTAATCTACCATCCCGTGTTGACAAATAACAGTAAGAATGGAAGAAACATATGAAGGTTAAAGTGAGCATCTACACCACTGTGGAAAATGTTGTAACAAGGTTCACTGTTCTGAAGAGGCAGTTGTAATACCTTAAAGTGTACAGTAATGAGCCATTCTTGTTCCAAGCAACAAGAAGTGATTTCACTTGGGAGTCTGAAGTGAATTTATTCACACTGATTGTGCCCTCTGTTTTTGTAAATGGTTCTGACTCACAAAAAAGCCCTCTTCCCACCCTCTAATGCTTGAGTTTAAAAGACAAAGAGGATAGAGAAGGCTGGAATGGGGTGGCATGAGCTACCTGTATGGCCCACATTAATGAATTTTACTCACTTATGGTAAAGAAGGAGGCTCTGTTCTTTTCGGGTGGCTTGCTCCTTTGTCCTCTTTCAGCTAAATTCTTTCCACAGATTTACCTCAGATGGGAAAAAGaccattttggggggaaaaaaaaacaatttttttttttttcaatttttgctaTCAATCTAAATACTGTTGATGTGGATGAAGACTTTTGCCTCAAAATGCAAGCACTACAGTCCATTCCAGACCAGGCCTACAGCAAGTAGAGAACACTCCTGCAAAGCCACTGACAGCAGCCTTACCAGAGTCATGGAAAACACCTGAAAGCTTGTAAAGAAACCCTGACCTTAACAGAAGACTACATTTGATAATGGAAATAatatatttctccactgatatacAATACTTATGCAATGCTGAAAAAGATGGGATTTCGGAGTAAGAGCACAATTTGTACCATCACATGTTTGGATCGCATCTTCCCACGGGCGTCCTTGCTCCACTCTGAGACCCTTCGCCACCCTTAGTGTATCTGGATAATACACCACCACACACCGATGAAACAAGACAAGGAAACCGCGTCACAAAGCCACGATGGAGCCAGTCGCATGCAGTTCAGCCCAGCTTTACCCTTACTTTCCTCCAATACAGACTCCAATTTTGAACCGTCTGCAAAGAGTGCAGacacacagaactaaaacaagTATCTCCCTATGATTAGAATATTTTAGCCTTCAGAAACTTTCCAGATGTACCTTTGatggagcccccccaccccccactagGACCCACACAGGGACATCCTTTGCTCCTGTGAGTCCTGCCAGAACTTGTGTAATGAGTGCTCAGCATCTTCCTCCTcactcctcctcttcttcctcctcatcaTCATCTTCGTCATGGCAGTGTGTAATTTCCTGGGGGGCCAGTGGGAAGAGGTTGGGGGGCTTAATCTCACTAATCGACCGTGTCAGTTGGTGCCGCTTGTAGTCGGTATCTTTGAAATCCACTGATGTGCGGTTCCGGGTGGCGAGAGGGGACTCCATCTCATTGATATCTACATGTGTGTGTTCCACTGTTGACTCATGAGGCATCTACAACAAAGCCAGAAGTTCAGAAAGCAGGTGGAATAGACACAGCTGTCTCCCAGGTCCTAAGCCCTCTGCCTGTGTTAGATGGCCGCACAGAAACTCCCAAGCCCTCAGAACTGTGCCCAGATCAGATGCTCTAGTCTAAAACTGGTAAGATGGGAGAGAAATTACTATTTCACAGCTAAAAAGTGTTGAAATCTAGATGAGTATTATTAACAGAATATAGGAATATAAAATTACACGTCTCTCATTTAGTACTAAATAGAGGAAAGCCTTCACCATTCAAACAACTTCTAAATCTAATAGTGTCAAAGTTAAACTCTGTAACATTCTATCTTGATTGATCTTTCTCAGACTCCTTTTTGTGCAACCATGTAGGCTGGCCATGGGCTCTGCACATTAGAAAGAAATGATCTAAACTTTCCTGTGTCATGCAGATAGCTAACTGCAGAACTTGCCTTAACAGGTTATCTTAACTGTAAATAGTGGCCTTGGGCTGTATTAACTCACCAAGACGTGGGCCGCTCTGAAGAGGTAGCTGAATGGGTAGTACAGCAGGTTGATGAAAGATGCTGCGTAGAGATCAGCATAGCGCATCACCTGACTGGCAAAAAGGGTCTGCCGGGAGCCACTGCGGAACAGGCTCCCCATCATCCCGTAGCACATGTCCATGTCGTGAGTTactttctaaaacagaaaacaaggttAACGCTCAGCTCATTCAGCAGACGTTTACTGAACACTGGCTATGTGCCACTGCCTgtataaaatcagaaatacagAAATCACTTCAAGTTTATTGTCCAAATTTTCTCCCAAATCCCATTTGGTGGATACCTTAATACGTCTTTGGATGGAGCTGATATCTGGGcgctcattgctgctgctgtcaAGGTGCCTGGAGACAAGAAAAATCCAGTGAAAATCTCTAGAAAGGATGTCTCATATATCTAGGTGACTCCTGAAGAGGTAGATGGTTTTTAGGGAAGAAATTTTTGATACGAGGAAACTTACTTGTAGAGTTCAGCCAAGAAAATATCCAAGCTCTGAAGCTCTTCGAAAAGTGCTAAAGtttggaagaaaaaggaaaatgttttaagtaaATCAAAAACCATGTAGTTTTTAACTATTactaaaaactaaattaaaaggtTTCAGATATGGCTGAAGAGTAAAGCTGTAGGTGAATGTATAAAATGACTTGCCTCACCTTCAGGAAAACCCATTATTAACACTGCTTGGAATCTGGCAGCAGATGACACCAGAATTTCCTCTTTAactgcccttcctcctcctcctcaaaaCCACTAACTATACAACTTTCCCAACTGGATGCTGATTCTGAGCTTAGGAAGTGCCAATTCATACCCCATTTTGGGTATGTCAGCAAAGCAAGTGTTAACAGTTTCACTTTTGGGTAAGAAAATGAGTCACAAGTTCAGAAAACAGAACCAGATCAACTAAATTTCTGAGGTTCCATAGGTAGAAAgctgaaaagaaagggaaagtgttagtcgctcagttgtgtccgaatctttgtgaccccatggagcctgccaggctcctctgttcatgggattttccaggcaagaatactggagtgggttgccatggctagCCACAAAGTCCCACCAAGAACTACAAGCAGTAGCAACAGCCAAATATGTTGTAAGCATTCCAGCCTTTCTCAGCCTGGGGTCCCCAAAGAGAATTAAGCAGTGATGCATCCACTTATATAACAAATATTCTTGATCTACTATCTGTGGGAGAACTGAGAGTCATATCAAATCATCTTTGTTTTGAGGTTCAAACAAGGAGCCTCAGTTGAGAAAGGTTGTTACTTCTATCTCCTTTATAAACACAGTCTCAGTTAAATCTCAGCAGCTTTATGATAGTAGGTATTATCTGCATTTTCACATCTGAGGATACTAAGGCACAGGGTGTCTCAGCATCTGCCTAAGGGCATGAAGATATTAAGTGGTAGAGCCAGGGTTACTACCTGAGGCAGGCTGAGTTTTCAGAGCAGTaacattctgtattttaaaagaattcaagaaaaaggGGAAACAAGATAATCTCTCCAAATTCTGGACCTGTGTGGAGTATGTGGCTATATGAGAAAGAGGTGCTTAAATATTAGGACCCGCCTCTGACCTCCTCTGACTCCCTGCATACAAAGTAATGGTTCATCAAAGAGGACTGATTCACAGCTAGCCGTCAAGATATAAACTAGCAATAGAAGAGACTTATAAAGTAAGAATACTGGTTCCTTACAACTCTTATCGGTCCAGACATGCAGTTCCTGTGCGAGTTCAGGAATCACCAAGAAAGTTCGCCACCCTTGCCgtttctttgattttaaaatgtcccCAAAAATGTGATCTCCAATATACAAAATATCTTTGCCCTTGGCTCCCAACAGATCACAAACTGTATCAGATGAACCTGAAACAAtgcaatgagaaaataaaaaccagcaTTCCAAGTACCGTAACCATTAAATAGTATAtagattaattttattcttttaagtatGTGAGGAATAGACTGGAAAAAGGGCTCACCTTTCTTAAGACAAAGACTCACCATTGTttttttcatcattctttttacTGCCTCTATGACAAGGCCTTTAGCTCCACTGTGCTGACCAGAGCTCTCAATCCCCAAATCCAAGAGCAATAAAACCACGTCTCAGCTTGAGGGACCATAACCCTCCAAAGTACCACTACTATTTCTCCTCACAGGTCTGCCAGTAGGGTGGCTTTGTTCAACTGCTTCTCATTCCAATAAAATATGCATCTATGTCTGCAGGGACTCCTAAAACCCCCTTGAGGCCTTGGGAACCACCCACATGATTCCAACACTGAGAAAATGCCTCTAATGTGCAGAGGAGGAGGACAGGAAAAACTGGTCCTTTTAGTGAAAATCAAATTAGGACATGCTGACTTCTCAAACCCATCCTCCCAACTCTTTAGTAGATGACTGAAGTGTTTACCTTCAGGAGATGCTATCTTTAGAATACTAAAGAACATCAGTAGCATGGTGTCAGGAGGACACCAAAGCTTTCACGGTGAGATTCAAGCACAGACTTACATAAAGGAAAGTGCGTGACTCACCCCCAGAGTAGACGATGCCATGCTGTAAGGGGCCCGTGTAGGTACCAATTTTCAGCTTGCCAGTTTTCTGTGAGAAAAGAAATTGGATTTTGTAAAGCTATCACGATCTCCACCAAAAATGCTCCTTGGCTAGGCTGCCAAATGAATGTCACTTTTGAATTATATTCATTTGAATTATTCAGCTGTATTAATTGAGACCAAAACTCTAACTTCAAAAGAGGAGATAAAGCTAGTAAGTTAAAAATACCTGTTTCCTGGGGGAAGAATAGGAGTGGGGGAAGGAAGAACATGAAGGATAACCGCTCGTGGACAGGACATCCTCTCAACTTACAGTATCCACCTGACGCAGTACTGTGCCTTCTCCGAAGAACAGTGGTTTCCGTGCGTCCACCAAGATCAGGTCAAAGTAGGACTGCCACGGCCGATGAGAGCTCCCAGGCTGATAAGGAAGAAACAGCAAAAGCCGAAACGTCACTCCTAATCTAAAAGCGCTACTGTTGCATCTCAAGTCGGATGAAAGCAACATATAAACACTAAGTAAACCAGAAAAGGCCACTATTAAAAGCATACTGTGGCTTATAAGCCACATCCTCTTGAGAGCAGGCaaagtgaaaatataaacaatgactctaataatctgattttaaattgtttcacctacttattaatttatttcaagCAATTTAATGTATGACAGAGTGTGCTCATACTCTAAAAATGGGCTTAAGAGGCTCAAAGAGGCTAAGGAGAgatgcaaaaagacaaatatgtaaGAGGTGGACTAAGAAAAAGGCAGTTTAGCATCAGAACTGAAGTATACAGCTAACACAGAACTATTATTAGCAAATTTTATGGGTTATGCTTTCAGAATGGTGGTTCCAGGTACACACTGGTCTTTGGCTCATACTGCAGGCTAATCAGCACGAATGTGGAAGGTATGCCCATTAACATTACTTTATCCTGAACTGGAACCATGGCTTTTAATCTTTTAAGGTCAAGACAAAGAGCACTAAATACTGTGCTTCTGGGTGATCTCAAAAGTCATTAACGAACATTTATTCAGAGAAGCCTAGTGACTAGAAACCTAGTGactaaacctgggtctcttgcatcgcaggcagattctttaccatttgagccaccagggaaggcccctaaATTGTGATTAGTATTCATTAAATCTAAGTATGGCCatacagaaggaatgaagagaagaCTTCTCTGCTAAGTATCAAAGTTAGC
The window above is part of the Bos javanicus breed banteng chromosome 26, ARS-OSU_banteng_1.0, whole genome shotgun sequence genome. Proteins encoded here:
- the NT5C2 gene encoding cytosolic purine 5'-nucleotidase isoform X4, which gives rise to MTTSWSDRLQNAADMPANMDKHALKKYRREAYHRVFVNRSLAMEKIKCFGFDMDYTLAVYKSPEYESLGFELTVERLVSIGYPQELLSFAYDSTFPTRGLVFDTLYGNLLKVDAYGNLLVCAHGFNFIRGPETREQYPNKFIQRDDTERFYILNTLFNLPETYLLACLVDFFTNCPRYTSCETGFKDGDLFMSYRSMFQDVRDAVDWVHYKGSLKEKTVENLEKYVVKDGKLPLLLSRMKEVGKVFLATNSDYKYTDKIMTYLFDFPHGPKPGSSHRPWQSYFDLILVDARKPLFFGEGTVLRQVDTKTGKLKIGTYTGPLQHGIVYSGGSSDTVCDLLGAKGKDILYIGDHIFGDILKSKKRQGWRTFLVIPELAQELHVWTDKSSLFEELQSLDIFLAELYKHLDSSSNERPDISSIQRRIKKVTHDMDMCYGMMGSLFRSGSRQTLFASQVMRYADLYAASFINLLYYPFSYLFRAAHVLMPHESTVEHTHVDINEMESPLATRNRTSVDFKDTDYKRHQLTRSISEIKPPNLFPLAPQEITHCHDEDDDEEEEEEE
- the NT5C2 gene encoding cytosolic purine 5'-nucleotidase isoform X2, with protein sequence MTTSWSDRLQNAADMPANMDKHALKKYRREAYHRVFVNRSLAMEKIKCFGFDMDYTLAVYKSPEYESLGFELTVERLVSIGYPQELLSFAYDSTFPTRGLVFDTLYGNLLKVDAYGNLLVCAHGFNFIRGSQVAAQKRPETREQYPNKFIQRDDTERFYILNTLFNLPETYLLACLVDFFTNCPRYTSCETGFKDGDLFMSYRSMFQDVRDAVDWVHYKGSLKEKTVENLEKYVVKDGKLPLLLSRMKEVGKVFLATNSDYKYTDKIMTYLFDFPHGPKPGSSHRPWQSYFDLILVDARKPLFFGEGTVLRQVDTKTGKLKIGTYTGPLQHGIVYSGGSSDTVCDLLGAKGKDILYIGDHIFGDILKSKKRQGWRTFLVIPELAQELHVWTDKSSLFEELQSLDIFLAELYKHLDSSSNERPDISSIQRRIKKVTHDMDMCYGMMGSLFRSGSRQTLFASQVMRYADLYAASFINLLYYPFSYLFRAAHVLMPHESTVEHTHVDINEMESPLATRNRTSVDFKDTDYKRHQLTRSISEIKPPNLFPLAPQEITHCHDEDDDEEEEEEE
- the NT5C2 gene encoding cytosolic purine 5'-nucleotidase isoform X3, which codes for MMSTDHSLCPPNPGVKLLELSFALPVDSTQDAEVRVFVNRSLAMEKIKCFGFDMDYTLAVYKSPEYESLGFELTVERLVSIGYPQELLSFAYDSTFPTRGLVFDTLYGNLLKVDAYGNLLVCAHGFNFIRGPETREQYPNKFIQRDDTERFYILNTLFNLPETYLLACLVDFFTNCPRYTSCETGFKDGDLFMSYRSMFQDVRDAVDWVHYKGSLKEKTVENLEKYVVKDGKLPLLLSRMKEVGKVFLATNSDYKYTDKIMTYLFDFPHGPKPGSSHRPWQSYFDLILVDARKPLFFGEGTVLRQVDTKTGKLKIGTYTGPLQHGIVYSGGSSDTVCDLLGAKGKDILYIGDHIFGDILKSKKRQGWRTFLVIPELAQELHVWTDKSSLFEELQSLDIFLAELYKHLDSSSNERPDISSIQRRIKKVTHDMDMCYGMMGSLFRSGSRQTLFASQVMRYADLYAASFINLLYYPFSYLFRAAHVLMPHESTVEHTHVDINEMESPLATRNRTSVDFKDTDYKRHQLTRSISEIKPPNLFPLAPQEITHCHDEDDDEEEEEEE
- the NT5C2 gene encoding cytosolic purine 5'-nucleotidase isoform X1, with amino-acid sequence MMSTDHSLCPPNPGVKLLELSFALPVDSTQDAEVRVFVNRSLAMEKIKCFGFDMDYTLAVYKSPEYESLGFELTVERLVSIGYPQELLSFAYDSTFPTRGLVFDTLYGNLLKVDAYGNLLVCAHGFNFIRGSQVAAQKRPETREQYPNKFIQRDDTERFYILNTLFNLPETYLLACLVDFFTNCPRYTSCETGFKDGDLFMSYRSMFQDVRDAVDWVHYKGSLKEKTVENLEKYVVKDGKLPLLLSRMKEVGKVFLATNSDYKYTDKIMTYLFDFPHGPKPGSSHRPWQSYFDLILVDARKPLFFGEGTVLRQVDTKTGKLKIGTYTGPLQHGIVYSGGSSDTVCDLLGAKGKDILYIGDHIFGDILKSKKRQGWRTFLVIPELAQELHVWTDKSSLFEELQSLDIFLAELYKHLDSSSNERPDISSIQRRIKKVTHDMDMCYGMMGSLFRSGSRQTLFASQVMRYADLYAASFINLLYYPFSYLFRAAHVLMPHESTVEHTHVDINEMESPLATRNRTSVDFKDTDYKRHQLTRSISEIKPPNLFPLAPQEITHCHDEDDDEEEEEEE
- the NT5C2 gene encoding cytosolic purine 5'-nucleotidase isoform X5 — encoded protein: MSKEGVFVNRSLAMEKIKCFGFDMDYTLAVYKSPEYESLGFELTVERLVSIGYPQELLSFAYDSTFPTRGLVFDTLYGNLLKVDAYGNLLVCAHGFNFIRGSQVAAQKRPETREQYPNKFIQRDDTERFYILNTLFNLPETYLLACLVDFFTNCPRYTSCETGFKDGDLFMSYRSMFQDVRDAVDWVHYKGSLKEKTVENLEKYVVKDGKLPLLLSRMKEVGKVFLATNSDYKYTDKIMTYLFDFPHGPKPGSSHRPWQSYFDLILVDARKPLFFGEGTVLRQVDTKTGKLKIGTYTGPLQHGIVYSGGSSDTVCDLLGAKGKDILYIGDHIFGDILKSKKRQGWRTFLVIPELAQELHVWTDKSSLFEELQSLDIFLAELYKHLDSSSNERPDISSIQRRIKKVTHDMDMCYGMMGSLFRSGSRQTLFASQVMRYADLYAASFINLLYYPFSYLFRAAHVLMPHESTVEHTHVDINEMESPLATRNRTSVDFKDTDYKRHQLTRSISEIKPPNLFPLAPQEITHCHDEDDDEEEEEEE
- the NT5C2 gene encoding cytosolic purine 5'-nucleotidase isoform X6, with the protein product MRVFVNRSLAMEKIKCFGFDMDYTLAVYKSPEYESLGFELTVERLVSIGYPQELLSFAYDSTFPTRGLVFDTLYGNLLKVDAYGNLLVCAHGFNFIRGSQVAAQKRPETREQYPNKFIQRDDTERFYILNTLFNLPETYLLACLVDFFTNCPRYTSCETGFKDGDLFMSYRSMFQDVRDAVDWVHYKGSLKEKTVENLEKYVVKDGKLPLLLSRMKEVGKVFLATNSDYKYTDKIMTYLFDFPHGPKPGSSHRPWQSYFDLILVDARKPLFFGEGTVLRQVDTKTGKLKIGTYTGPLQHGIVYSGGSSDTVCDLLGAKGKDILYIGDHIFGDILKSKKRQGWRTFLVIPELAQELHVWTDKSSLFEELQSLDIFLAELYKHLDSSSNERPDISSIQRRIKKVTHDMDMCYGMMGSLFRSGSRQTLFASQVMRYADLYAASFINLLYYPFSYLFRAAHVLMPHESTVEHTHVDINEMESPLATRNRTSVDFKDTDYKRHQLTRSISEIKPPNLFPLAPQEITHCHDEDDDEEEEEEE
- the NT5C2 gene encoding cytosolic purine 5'-nucleotidase isoform X7 produces the protein MSYRSMFQDVRDAVDWVHYKGSLKEKTVENLEKYVVKDGKLPLLLSRMKEVGKVFLATNSDYKYTDKIMTYLFDFPHGPKPGSSHRPWQSYFDLILVDARKPLFFGEGTVLRQVDTKTGKLKIGTYTGPLQHGIVYSGGSSDTVCDLLGAKGKDILYIGDHIFGDILKSKKRQGWRTFLVIPELAQELHVWTDKSSLFEELQSLDIFLAELYKHLDSSSNERPDISSIQRRIKKVTHDMDMCYGMMGSLFRSGSRQTLFASQVMRYADLYAASFINLLYYPFSYLFRAAHVLMPHESTVEHTHVDINEMESPLATRNRTSVDFKDTDYKRHQLTRSISEIKPPNLFPLAPQEITHCHDEDDDEEEEEEE